The genomic region GGCGTGCTGTTCGCGGACGGCTTCGAAAGCGGCAACACCGCCGCCTGGACGGCAGCGGTGCAGTAGCGGCGGTGCCGTAGCAGCGGCACTGCCGCGCGCCCTCCGGCCGGAGGGCGGGCGCTTGTCTTCTAATCGTCGGCCGTCGCGCCGGTGAACGGGCAGCGACCGCCCCCCATGCCCTCGGGCTTGCCTTGGTAGAAGTAGTTGGGCTTGATGTCGCGGTTCTCGTACTTGCGGTGGAAAACCGGCGTCGCCGAGCCAGACACCGGCGGCACCAGCCACTCCCAGTCGCCCAGCACCTCCCGGTTGGCCTCGGCCTCGCGCTCTTCGAAGCGGACGAAGTGGCGAGTGCAGGTCTGATGGTCGACGATCTTGACCCCGGCCTTCTCGAAGGAGTGCAGCACGGCGACGTTGAGCTCGACCATGGCGCGGTCGCGCCACAGGCTGCTCTCCCGACGGGTCTCGAGGCCCATCACCTCGGCCATCACCGGCAGCAAGTTGTAGCGCTGCTCGTCGGCCAGGTTGCGGGCGCCGATCTCACTTCCCATGTACCAGCCATTGAAGGGTGCGGCGGTGTAGGAAAGCCCTCCGGCTTCGAGCCTCATATTCGAGATCGAAGGCACGGCGTGCCAGCGATAGCCGCGCTCGCCGAAGGCCGGGTAGTCCGGATGCTCGATCACCACCTCGAGCACCGCGTCGGCGGGCAGCTCGAACCATTCGGGGTCCTTGCCCGGCACCTCGATCACGATCGGCAGCAGGTCGAAGGCCGTCCCCTCGCCGCCGGTCCAGCCGAGGCCCTGGATGGCCTCCGTGATCTCCACCTGGGAGGAATCGCCCAGCACCTCGCCACCCTTGCGGCGATAGCCGGCATAGCGGATCAGCTGATCATTCCAGATGCGGATACCCGGCTCCCCCGCCGGAGTCTGAGGGAACACCAGGATGTTGGACCGGATCTTG from Acidobacteriota bacterium harbors:
- a CDS encoding nitric oxide synthase oxygenase, whose amino-acid sequence is MIPEPQGFPTRHRELFAEAREFIAQFFEEVEPEGDLDYRLVDVGQEILETGTYTQTSAELLFGARVAWRNSTRCVGRHYWKALDLIDARDLSEPQEMFEAIVDYLRTSTNKGKIRSNILVFPQTPAGEPGIRIWNDQLIRYAGYRRKGGEVLGDSSQVEITEAIQGLGWTGGEGTAFDLLPIVIEVPGKDPEWFELPADAVLEVVIEHPDYPAFGERGYRWHAVPSISNMRLEAGGLSYTAAPFNGWYMGSEIGARNLADEQRYNLLPVMAEVMGLETRRESSLWRDRAMVELNVAVLHSFEKAGVKIVDHQTCTRHFVRFEEREAEANREVLGDWEWLVPPVSGSATPVFHRKYENRDIKPNYFYQGKPEGMGGGRCPFTGATADD